In the genome of Croceimicrobium hydrocarbonivorans, one region contains:
- a CDS encoding restriction endonuclease subunit S, protein MREDWIEIELGKILKVSSGLGLTFKKMSGKGYPVYGGNGITGFHSEYLYEDEKLIIGRVGVRCGVTHITKPKSWVTDNALVVEFKLPCFYLKFMKLKLQFENLNKLSNSTAQPVISGSKIYSYSVKLPPLPEQRAIVAKIEQLFSELDNGIANLKAAKDKLEIYRQAVLKKAFEGELTKEWRKRYDINHVWDIMPLKDIGDWKGGGTPSKSKPEYWENGTVLWVSPKDMKTEVIISTIDRITEESIENSSAKWIEKGAILIVVRSGIIRRMLPVAIAGQDLTVNQDLQTIKPIDAFTSEFVYWFLIANDRDIREKCAKDGTTVNNINVPVLKKYKIPAPDLDEQIQIVQEIESRLSVCDNILANIEEGLEKSEALRQSILKQAFEGKLLSEEELEACRKEPDWEPAEKLLERIKNGDKVESKKVSHA, encoded by the coding sequence AGAAGATTGGATTGAAATAGAATTAGGTAAGATTCTAAAGGTATCAAGTGGCCTTGGATTAACGTTCAAAAAAATGAGTGGTAAAGGCTACCCCGTGTATGGAGGTAACGGCATCACTGGCTTTCATTCAGAATACCTCTATGAGGATGAAAAACTAATTATCGGTAGAGTAGGTGTTCGATGTGGAGTTACACACATAACAAAACCTAAGTCATGGGTGACTGATAATGCTTTAGTAGTTGAATTCAAGCTTCCATGTTTTTACTTGAAATTCATGAAGCTAAAACTTCAATTCGAGAACTTAAACAAATTATCAAACTCTACTGCTCAGCCCGTAATTTCAGGTTCTAAAATTTATTCTTACTCCGTAAAGCTGCCTCCCCTCCCAGAACAACGCGCCATAGTCGCCAAAATAGAGCAGCTTTTTAGCGAGCTAGATAATGGCATAGCCAACCTCAAAGCCGCCAAAGACAAACTGGAAATCTACCGACAGGCCGTGCTGAAAAAAGCGTTTGAGGGGGAGTTGACGAAGGAGTGGAGAAAGAGGTATGATATCAATCATGTCTGGGACATAATGCCGCTAAAAGATATTGGTGATTGGAAAGGAGGAGGAACACCATCAAAGAGTAAACCTGAATATTGGGAGAATGGCACTGTGCTGTGGGTCTCTCCCAAAGACATGAAAACAGAAGTGATCATCTCAACAATAGATAGAATCACAGAGGAGAGCATTGAAAATTCTTCAGCTAAATGGATTGAAAAAGGGGCAATACTTATTGTTGTCAGAAGTGGTATAATTCGCAGAATGCTTCCTGTTGCTATCGCAGGACAAGATCTTACGGTGAATCAAGATCTACAGACAATCAAACCAATTGATGCATTTACTTCAGAATTCGTGTACTGGTTCCTCATAGCAAATGACCGTGATATTAGGGAGAAGTGCGCTAAAGATGGCACAACAGTAAATAATATTAATGTTCCTGTTCTAAAGAAGTACAAAATTCCAGCTCCTGACCTTGATGAACAAATCCAAATCGTCCAAGAAATCGAATCCCGCCTTTCTGTTTGTGATAACATTTTGGCCAACATAGAAGAAGGGCTGGAAAAAAGTGAAGCCCTGCGGCAGAGTATTCTCAAACAAGCCTTTGAAGGCAAGCTACTAAGCGAAGAAGAACTGGAAGCGTGCAGAAAAGAGCCGGATTGGGAGCCAGCAGAGAAGTTGTTGGAGCGGATTAAGAACGGAGACAAAGTAGAATCCAAAAAAGTAAGCCATGCCTGA
- a CDS encoding DUF4062 domain-containing protein produces the protein MPDAPLKIMVSSTVYGSESDLDQIHAILKGYGYDVVMSKNGTVYVPIGVSNEEACLQAVEDCDLFLGIIFPRYGSGITHKEFSKAIELDKPRWFISHHYIEYTRQLMKQFMFDAAGNRNDFEIQRTSVMDSIKVIDMYNEAIQNHLDSDKRRSHWAHPFFKTPETYDFLKTQFSDMGRRIDELNKLNNNE, from the coding sequence ATGCCTGATGCACCGCTCAAAATAATGGTGTCCTCTACGGTTTATGGTTCAGAAAGTGATTTGGACCAGATACATGCCATTTTGAAAGGCTATGGCTATGATGTAGTTATGTCAAAAAATGGTACTGTCTACGTGCCAATCGGAGTTTCGAATGAAGAAGCTTGCTTGCAAGCAGTAGAAGATTGTGATTTGTTTCTGGGTATCATTTTCCCCAGATATGGCTCAGGAATCACCCACAAGGAATTTTCAAAAGCCATAGAGCTTGATAAGCCAAGATGGTTTATATCACACCACTATATCGAGTACACTCGACAATTAATGAAGCAATTCATGTTTGATGCCGCAGGAAATCGAAATGATTTTGAAATTCAGCGCACATCCGTGATGGATAGTATCAAGGTGATTGACATGTACAATGAAGCTATTCAGAATCACTTGGACTCGGACAAAAGAAGATCGCATTGGGCTCATCCTTTTTTTAAAACACCTGAGACTTATGACTTTCTCAAAACCCAGTTCAGCGATATGGGCAGACGCATTGACGAATTGAATAAACTAAACAATAATGAATAG
- a CDS encoding RNA-binding domain-containing protein — MNSEQLIKSLLKQGEGEQLEFKQVVRKDAIGKSICAFLNHEGGQVLIGIADDKKVVGIADAEKWEKELTDYLNTTIIPEAPIMVSVESVGNKQILLVKVWAGSKQPYIFDGSIYFRKGQSTVKATSQQISDLIHNRQKTELHWERQLALGVELEDLDIHEIQKTIDRSINESKLDESKRNPIDFLTHFGLFQNGHFTHAAVVLFAKNPARFIPQTRVRVAFLEKGKTADEFVDDKLLDGNLFKNILAVQDFFEKHLRTTRKFSEKEWERQDEYVVPMSALREGVMNALVHRDYSLPSASMSVIIYSDRIEVFNSGKSPLKAAELKKSHLSLPVNPDIAHIVFLRGYIEKIGRGTIKIMDACKAAGLKAPKWTTTDTSVKLAFPLNVKLGGASDGASDGASDGAIEGVIGEAIEGVSRPVRTRLVDIVSIVLNEPGIKNIDLQERLKISERTVTSDMKRLEKFIDYKGSKKGGGYEPNKELLKRIDKKPAD; from the coding sequence ATGAATAGCGAACAACTCATAAAAAGCCTCCTGAAACAAGGAGAAGGCGAGCAGCTTGAGTTTAAACAGGTTGTTCGCAAAGATGCCATTGGCAAAAGCATTTGTGCCTTTCTCAACCATGAAGGTGGTCAGGTGCTAATTGGCATTGCTGATGACAAAAAAGTAGTCGGCATTGCTGATGCTGAAAAGTGGGAAAAGGAATTGACCGATTACTTGAACACTACTATCATTCCAGAAGCACCGATCATGGTTTCAGTTGAGAGTGTGGGCAACAAACAAATTCTATTGGTTAAAGTATGGGCAGGCTCCAAACAGCCCTACATTTTTGACGGTAGTATTTATTTCCGCAAGGGACAAAGCACAGTCAAAGCCACATCGCAGCAGATTTCAGACTTGATTCACAATCGCCAGAAAACAGAATTGCATTGGGAACGTCAATTGGCATTGGGCGTTGAACTGGAGGATCTGGATATTCACGAAATCCAAAAAACCATTGATCGATCCATTAACGAAAGCAAGCTGGACGAAAGCAAAAGAAATCCGATTGACTTCCTGACCCATTTCGGACTTTTCCAGAATGGTCATTTCACCCATGCTGCTGTAGTGCTCTTTGCAAAAAACCCTGCTCGATTTATACCCCAAACACGTGTTCGGGTTGCATTTCTTGAAAAAGGAAAAACAGCTGATGAGTTTGTGGATGATAAGTTACTGGATGGCAATTTGTTCAAGAACATCTTAGCAGTTCAGGATTTCTTTGAGAAACATTTACGCACTACCAGAAAATTCAGTGAAAAGGAATGGGAGCGGCAGGATGAATATGTAGTGCCCATGTCGGCATTACGGGAAGGTGTGATGAACGCCTTGGTGCATCGGGATTACAGCTTGCCATCAGCTTCTATGTCTGTGATTATTTACAGCGATAGAATTGAAGTCTTCAATTCCGGCAAGTCACCATTGAAAGCAGCCGAGCTTAAAAAGAGTCACTTATCGCTTCCGGTAAATCCTGACATAGCCCACATAGTATTTCTGAGAGGCTACATAGAGAAAATTGGTAGAGGTACAATAAAGATTATGGATGCTTGTAAAGCTGCTGGTCTTAAAGCACCTAAATGGACTACTACAGATACTAGCGTAAAACTTGCTTTTCCTCTTAATGTAAAACTTGGCGGAGCTAGTGACGGTGCTTCTGACGGTGCTTCTGACGGAGCTATTGAGGGTGTTATTGGTGAAGCAATTGAGGGTGTTTCTCGCCCCGTGCGAACTCGATTGGTAGACATTGTGAGCATAGTGCTAAATGAGCCTGGCATCAAGAATATCGATTTACAAGAGCGTTTGAAAATCTCAGAACGTACGGTCACATCTGATATGAAAAGATTAGAAAAGTTCATTGACTATAAAGGCAGCAAGAAAGGTGGCGGTTATGAACCGAATAAGGAGCTATTGAAAAGAATTGACAAAAAACCTGCGGATTAA
- a CDS encoding class I SAM-dependent DNA methyltransferase, with protein sequence MSNESGIVSKVWSFASVLRDDGVSYGDYLTQLTYLLFLKMVDEFAKPPYNREIAVPEGCDWESLKGKRGAELETHYTKILRELAKAKGTLGQIFVKSRNEIQDPAKLYKIIDMVDKEKWSMMGADLKGKIYEGLLEKNAEDTKSGAGQYFTPRALIRAMVACIQPEPMKTITDPACGTGGFFLAAYDHIVSSHELNREQKEFLKNKTFYGNEIVANTRRMCLMNMFLHNIGEIDGETFISSADALVADEGKRFDYVLANPPFGKKSSMTFTNEEGEQEKEDLVYNRQDFWATTSNKQLNFMQHIRTLLKENGEAAVVLPDNVLFEGGAGETVRKQMLQSTELHTILRLPTGIFYKPGVKANVLFFDNRPGAKEAWTKEVWIYDYRTNVHHTLKKKPMQLEDLQDFIDRYNPSNRNDRTETWSEENPEGRWRKFTYEEIIARDKTNLDIFWLKDKSLADLDNLPDPDILANEIIENIEAGLESFKEVMETINGKVEE encoded by the coding sequence ATGAGTAACGAATCAGGTATAGTATCAAAAGTTTGGAGTTTTGCCAGCGTACTACGGGACGATGGCGTTAGCTATGGTGACTATTTAACGCAACTCACCTATCTACTTTTCCTAAAAATGGTAGATGAGTTTGCCAAGCCCCCATATAATAGGGAAATTGCAGTTCCAGAAGGATGTGACTGGGAAAGTCTAAAGGGAAAAAGAGGTGCAGAACTAGAAACCCATTACACCAAAATTCTGCGGGAACTTGCAAAAGCCAAAGGTACGCTCGGGCAAATCTTTGTTAAGTCAAGAAATGAAATTCAAGACCCTGCCAAACTCTACAAGATCATAGACATGGTCGATAAGGAGAAATGGAGCATGATGGGTGCTGACCTCAAAGGCAAAATCTATGAAGGCCTTTTGGAGAAGAATGCAGAAGACACCAAATCTGGAGCTGGACAGTACTTCACCCCAAGAGCATTGATTAGAGCAATGGTGGCTTGCATACAACCAGAACCCATGAAGACCATCACAGACCCGGCTTGCGGAACAGGCGGTTTCTTCCTAGCTGCTTATGACCACATTGTTAGCAGTCACGAGTTAAATCGTGAGCAAAAGGAGTTTTTGAAAAACAAAACCTTTTACGGTAATGAGATTGTAGCCAATACACGCAGAATGTGTTTGATGAACATGTTCTTGCACAATATTGGCGAAATAGATGGAGAGACCTTTATTTCTTCGGCAGACGCACTAGTAGCAGACGAAGGAAAACGATTTGATTATGTGTTGGCAAATCCTCCATTTGGAAAGAAGTCGAGCATGACCTTCACCAACGAAGAAGGTGAGCAGGAAAAAGAAGATTTGGTTTACAATCGTCAAGACTTTTGGGCAACCACTTCCAACAAGCAGCTCAATTTTATGCAGCACATCCGAACCTTATTAAAGGAAAATGGAGAAGCTGCCGTGGTTTTGCCAGATAACGTGTTGTTTGAAGGTGGTGCTGGAGAAACCGTTCGGAAACAAATGCTACAATCAACCGAGTTGCACACAATACTCAGATTACCCACGGGAATATTCTACAAACCGGGTGTAAAAGCCAATGTCTTGTTTTTTGATAACCGCCCAGGTGCAAAGGAAGCATGGACAAAAGAGGTATGGATCTACGACTACCGAACTAATGTCCACCATACCCTGAAGAAAAAGCCCATGCAGTTGGAAGACCTTCAAGACTTCATTGACCGCTACAATCCAAGCAACCGAAACGACCGAACAGAAACATGGTCTGAAGAAAATCCTGAAGGACGTTGGCGAAAATTCACCTACGAAGAAATAATCGCTCGCGATAAAACCAACCTTGATATTTTCTGGCTCAAAGACAAAAGCCTAGCAGACCTTGACAATCTGCCTGATCCAGACATTTTAGCCAATGAAATCATTGAGAATATAGAAGCAGGTTTAGAGAGTTTCAAAGAAGTGATGGAAACAATTAATGGAAAGGTTGAGGAATGA
- a CDS encoding DUF3644 domain-containing protein, whose product MKKEVKHLYNKAVDSLVLSIELFNRPNDTARVHGVLIMMDHSFEMLLKASILHKGGKIKDRRATQTIGFESCVRKAFSDGEIKFLTEDEVLTLQSLNGLRDAAQHYTLEISEQHLYFQAQSGLTLFRDIVKRVFDIDLKEGLPVRVLPLSTTPPTDIQAFFSNEIVEIKKLLGPNKRKNIEAIEKLRALAIMENAVQGNDTQPSDGELKKILKTLEKGGNFGQLFPGVSTLNFTASGYGPSLDLRISRKEGVPVQIVPEGTPGAHVVALKRVNELDYYNLGRDQLAKKVGLTGPKTSAVIHHLN is encoded by the coding sequence ATGAAAAAAGAGGTCAAGCATCTTTATAACAAGGCTGTAGATTCTTTGGTACTGAGCATTGAACTGTTTAATAGACCGAATGATACTGCTCGTGTTCATGGTGTCTTGATTATGATGGATCATTCTTTTGAAATGCTGTTAAAAGCCTCCATTCTTCATAAGGGCGGTAAAATCAAAGATAGAAGAGCCACACAAACAATTGGATTTGAATCTTGTGTTCGTAAAGCCTTTAGTGATGGTGAAATTAAATTTCTGACCGAAGATGAAGTATTGACGTTGCAATCACTTAACGGTTTAAGGGATGCTGCGCAGCATTACACGCTAGAAATTTCAGAGCAGCACCTATACTTTCAGGCTCAATCAGGCTTGACACTATTCCGTGATATTGTAAAACGAGTATTTGATATTGACTTAAAGGAAGGATTACCTGTTCGTGTTTTGCCTTTAAGCACGACTCCACCGACTGATATTCAGGCATTCTTTTCCAATGAGATTGTGGAAATAAAGAAGCTTCTTGGCCCAAACAAAAGGAAAAATATTGAGGCCATCGAAAAGCTTAGAGCATTGGCAATAATGGAAAATGCTGTTCAAGGAAATGACACCCAACCATCTGATGGGGAATTAAAGAAAATCCTGAAAACACTTGAGAAGGGAGGGAATTTTGGTCAGTTGTTTCCTGGGGTATCTACACTGAACTTCACAGCAAGTGGATATGGTCCATCATTGGATTTGAGGATTTCGAGAAAAGAAGGTGTCCCTGTTCAAATTGTGCCGGAAGGAACACCAGGTGCGCATGTTGTCGCACTCAAAAGAGTTAACGAGCTTGACTACTATAATCTTGGACGTGACCAACTAGCAAAAAAAGTCGGACTAACAGGACCAAAAACAAGTGCAGTCATTCATCATTTGAATTAA
- a CDS encoding DUF4386 domain-containing protein codes for MQVFSLNQSPRRAAKITGIAIVLMALAAGFSFGYLHPQIWTQGDAQATAANLKSKLGLFQMETALWLLILFLDVVVSWSIWQFFRPNQKRLANWTFALRLAYSVVLAGAISQLVQVGIFNEGLSAEAIYHKIQSFEAIWSAGLILFGAHLFALGALVYRQYGVPKVWGFLLYIAGISYSLIHFLKAFPLISQHSLDALELGLSLPMTVAELGFGIWMWSRGAK; via the coding sequence ATGCAAGTATTTAGCTTAAATCAGTCTCCGCGTAGGGCGGCAAAAATCACAGGAATCGCAATTGTATTAATGGCCCTAGCTGCCGGCTTTTCCTTTGGATATCTCCATCCTCAAATTTGGACGCAAGGTGATGCTCAAGCTACAGCTGCGAACCTGAAAAGCAAATTAGGTCTCTTTCAGATGGAAACCGCACTTTGGCTATTAATACTCTTTTTGGATGTAGTAGTAAGCTGGTCTATTTGGCAGTTTTTCCGCCCGAACCAAAAGCGCCTTGCCAATTGGACTTTTGCCCTGCGTTTAGCTTATTCAGTGGTTTTGGCAGGAGCCATAAGTCAATTAGTACAAGTGGGAATTTTTAATGAGGGCCTTTCGGCGGAAGCCATATACCATAAAATTCAATCCTTCGAAGCCATTTGGTCGGCCGGTTTAATTCTCTTCGGAGCCCACTTATTTGCACTAGGAGCCTTGGTCTACAGGCAATACGGAGTGCCGAAAGTATGGGGCTTTTTGCTTTATATCGCCGGTATCAGCTATAGCTTAATCCACTTCTTAAAGGCCTTTCCCTTAATCTCTCAGCATAGTTTGGATGCCCTGGAATTAGGTTTAAGTCTACCCATGACTGTGGCCGAATTAGGCTTTGGAATTTGGATGTGGTCGCGCGGGGCTAAATAG
- a CDS encoding DUF4386 domain-containing protein: MQNLKRMAHWTGLGYLLIFITAFFATGFVVEAMVIPGDPAGTWANFKAAPGMLSLAILSFVLMVLMDAILAVPFYLLLRSVNQSLAMISSALRLVNAAVFAVALMDLVSFLRLLGKPYSGDELFILRQVDHLTQSFDDTWLLGLIFFGVHLMIMGYLILKSARFPSWIGLMIQLAGLVYVIDSVASFSLTNYNDYSGFFEIMVVIPSVIGELSLCLWLLIRGIRIQK; this comes from the coding sequence ATGCAAAACTTAAAACGAATGGCCCATTGGACGGGGCTTGGATACTTATTGATTTTTATTACTGCCTTTTTTGCCACCGGCTTTGTAGTAGAGGCGATGGTAATACCTGGTGATCCGGCCGGTACCTGGGCTAATTTTAAGGCCGCCCCGGGGATGCTGAGTCTGGCCATCTTAAGCTTCGTGCTGATGGTTTTGATGGATGCCATTTTAGCGGTTCCCTTTTACCTCTTATTACGCTCTGTAAACCAAAGCTTGGCTATGATTTCCTCGGCCTTGCGCTTAGTAAATGCCGCGGTATTTGCGGTGGCTCTGATGGATTTGGTTTCTTTCCTGCGATTGCTGGGCAAGCCCTACAGTGGCGATGAGCTTTTCATTCTGCGACAGGTAGATCATTTAACCCAAAGCTTTGATGATACCTGGTTATTAGGCCTGATCTTCTTTGGGGTGCACTTAATGATTATGGGCTATTTGATCTTAAAATCGGCTCGCTTCCCTTCCTGGATTGGCTTAATGATTCAATTGGCCGGTTTGGTTTATGTGATTGATTCCGTGGCCAGCTTTAGCCTTACGAATTACAATGATTACAGCGGCTTCTTCGAAATAATGGTGGTGATCCCCAGTGTTATTGGTGAACTCTCCTTATGCCTTTGGTTGCTCATTCGCGGCATCCGCATTCAGAAATAA
- a CDS encoding NAD(P)-dependent alcohol dehydrogenase produces MKAIVAQGYGSPKVFRLEEIDRPEVEAGKVLIKVEVSAATRADAQMRSGKPYVARLFTGISKPKNPIPGTGYAGVVEAVGEGVKDFKAGDRVFGETTLGFSANAEYLLTSADDVLMHLPEIISFSDAAPLGDGAVTSVNFLREVGMVKPGQKVLINGASGALGTSAVQLAKYYGAEVTGVCSTRNVGLVKSLGADHVIDYSKEDFTTRTEAYDLIYDTIGKSSFPEAKGALKKGGKYLSPVMSLPLLWQMLLSRKADKKALFAATGLLKPAELRALLSHLLEVIAEGKHKTVIDRQFPLEKLAEAHTYIDAGHKKGNIIITHS; encoded by the coding sequence ATGAAAGCCATCGTGGCCCAGGGCTACGGAAGTCCTAAAGTATTCCGTTTAGAAGAAATCGATCGCCCAGAAGTGGAAGCGGGTAAAGTGTTAATCAAGGTAGAAGTATCGGCTGCTACTCGTGCTGATGCTCAGATGCGCAGCGGTAAGCCTTATGTGGCGCGCTTGTTTACCGGTATTTCCAAACCTAAAAATCCTATTCCCGGAACCGGATATGCTGGAGTGGTGGAAGCCGTAGGTGAAGGCGTAAAGGACTTTAAAGCCGGGGATCGTGTTTTTGGTGAAACCACCCTGGGTTTTAGCGCCAATGCTGAGTACTTACTTACCTCGGCGGATGATGTACTTATGCATCTGCCAGAAATTATTTCCTTTAGCGATGCTGCCCCATTGGGAGATGGCGCGGTAACCTCAGTGAATTTCTTGCGTGAAGTTGGAATGGTTAAGCCCGGACAGAAGGTCTTAATTAATGGGGCCTCCGGTGCCTTGGGAACTTCGGCAGTGCAATTGGCGAAATACTATGGCGCCGAGGTGACCGGAGTATGCAGTACCCGCAATGTAGGTTTGGTAAAATCTCTGGGAGCAGATCATGTTATCGACTATAGCAAAGAGGATTTCACTACTCGCACCGAAGCCTATGATCTGATCTACGATACCATTGGCAAGTCTTCTTTTCCGGAGGCTAAAGGGGCCTTAAAGAAAGGCGGTAAATACTTGTCTCCGGTAATGAGCTTGCCCTTACTATGGCAGATGCTGCTGAGTCGTAAGGCCGATAAAAAAGCCCTCTTCGCTGCCACCGGATTGTTGAAACCAGCAGAATTGCGTGCACTCTTATCCCATCTTTTGGAAGTGATCGCGGAAGGCAAGCATAAAACGGTAATCGACCGACAGTTTCCTCTCGAAAAATTAGCGGAGGCGCATACCTATATCGATGCCGGTCATAAGAAAGGCAATATCATCATAACTCATTCCTAA
- a CDS encoding helix-turn-helix domain-containing protein: MSKTSIAVLPFRNLSRDAENEYLSEGLSEEIIHALTRVEGLKVTSRRSSFYFKDKDLPLSEIARELKVAVILEGSIRLAGDTLRVSAQLIKADEDYQFWSESWDRKLANIFEVQDEISLLIADRLREQFGHLEFGDQLVFPATTNLSAYEHDLKARFHFNKWNAQDARLAIENWEEALKLDAQQPNTHIGLADAYGFLATTQAMDYQEAWGKAVAHTQEALKLDPNAAGAHYQLANISFFTEADYQASFQHALKTVECDPSYPEGLQFLAFMYLLYGESELADRYLKRALDRDPLNQETLFYQSYYFYRIADYARSESILNSLLERNPQNLPALVTRAYVWFKLKKYSAIQKFLEQEKEHITPGDYLGLKALWLFETQSAEAPAVQAQLEAEAQEPLAFQQHSYLYLLYVAQGQADQAFEWLDKSLEIKSAILLLSFSDPLAEALRSDSRFGLFHSKIYGKLPREKQKSSKQALMDESTEQQFRDELLKLMVEEEPYLNPQLTLRSLSSQLQLHPNQLSWLLNESFGKNFNEFVNTYRINTFKQLALDPSNSHISLLGLAYESGFNSKTVFNTSFKKETGLTPKAFVNQHQA, encoded by the coding sequence ATGTCTAAAACTTCCATTGCCGTACTTCCTTTTCGGAATTTAAGTAGGGATGCTGAAAATGAATACCTCAGTGAGGGTTTAAGTGAGGAAATTATCCATGCTTTAACCCGGGTGGAAGGATTGAAGGTGACTTCCCGCCGCTCCAGTTTTTATTTTAAAGATAAGGACCTGCCTCTTTCAGAGATTGCCCGCGAATTAAAAGTGGCGGTGATTTTAGAGGGCAGTATTCGTTTGGCGGGCGATACCTTGAGAGTGTCAGCTCAGCTGATCAAAGCAGATGAAGACTATCAATTTTGGTCGGAAAGCTGGGATCGCAAATTGGCCAATATATTTGAGGTTCAAGATGAGATAAGCCTGCTTATTGCGGATCGATTAAGGGAGCAATTTGGTCACCTGGAATTTGGTGATCAATTGGTTTTTCCGGCTACTACCAATTTATCGGCCTATGAGCATGATCTCAAAGCGCGCTTTCATTTTAATAAGTGGAATGCTCAAGATGCGCGCTTGGCTATTGAAAATTGGGAGGAAGCTTTAAAGCTGGATGCACAGCAGCCCAATACCCATATAGGTTTGGCTGATGCCTATGGTTTTTTGGCCACCACTCAGGCGATGGATTATCAAGAAGCTTGGGGCAAGGCGGTAGCGCATACTCAGGAGGCGCTCAAGCTTGATCCTAATGCCGCCGGAGCCCATTATCAATTGGCCAATATTTCTTTTTTCACTGAAGCAGATTATCAGGCGAGCTTTCAGCATGCCTTAAAAACGGTAGAATGCGATCCGAGCTATCCTGAGGGACTGCAGTTTTTAGCCTTTATGTACCTGCTGTATGGGGAATCCGAATTGGCCGATCGCTATTTAAAGCGAGCCTTGGATCGGGATCCCCTGAATCAGGAAACCCTGTTTTACCAGTCCTATTATTTTTATCGCATCGCGGATTATGCTCGTTCCGAATCGATACTAAACAGTCTCTTAGAGCGCAACCCTCAAAACTTACCGGCTCTTGTTACACGGGCCTATGTTTGGTTTAAACTGAAGAAGTATTCGGCCATCCAAAAGTTTCTGGAGCAGGAAAAGGAGCATATAACCCCGGGCGATTATTTGGGATTAAAGGCGCTTTGGCTCTTTGAAACTCAATCGGCAGAAGCTCCTGCGGTGCAAGCACAATTAGAAGCGGAAGCCCAAGAACCCCTGGCTTTTCAGCAACATAGTTACCTCTACCTTTTATACGTAGCTCAGGGGCAGGCTGATCAAGCTTTTGAATGGCTGGATAAATCCCTGGAGATTAAAAGTGCCATTTTGCTTTTGTCCTTTAGTGATCCTTTGGCCGAAGCTTTGCGGAGCGACAGCCGCTTTGGTCTATTCCATTCCAAAATCTATGGCAAGCTGCCCCGCGAAAAGCAGAAGAGCAGTAAGCAGGCTTTAATGGATGAAAGTACCGAGCAGCAGTTTCGGGATGAGCTTTTAAAGCTGATGGTGGAAGAGGAGCCCTATTTAAATCCTCAGCTAACCCTGCGGAGCTTAAGTAGTCAATTGCAATTGCATCCCAACCAATTGTCATGGCTCCTAAATGAAAGCTTTGGGAAGAACTTTAATGAGTTCGTAAATACCTATCGGATAAACACCTTTAAGCAATTGGCTTTAGATCCTTCCAATTCCCATATTTCCTTATTGGGATTAGCCTATGAGAGTGGATTTAATTCTAAAACCGTATTCAATACCAGCTTTAAAAAGGAAACGGGCTTAACGCCTAAAGCCTTTGTAAATCAGCATCAAGCTTAG
- a CDS encoding AMP nucleosidase, translating to MKTKSEIVDNWLPRYTGVPLEEFGSYILLTNFQHYLQLFADSTGAEIRGLDKSMPSATSGEITLINFGMGSPNAATVMDLLSAISPKAVLFLGKCGGLKKRNKIGDMILPIGAIRGEGTSNDYFPPEVPAMPSFALQKAISTTIRDHDISYWTGTVYTTNRRVWEFDKNFKKYLRKIRAYAIDMETATLFSVGFFNKIPTGALLLVTDQPMVPDGVKTMEKDAANSKTYDQNHVKIGIESLRQLINNGETIRHLKF from the coding sequence ATGAAAACAAAATCTGAAATCGTTGATAATTGGCTACCGCGCTATACGGGAGTGCCTTTAGAAGAATTTGGCTCCTATATTTTACTCACTAATTTCCAGCATTATTTGCAGCTTTTCGCGGATAGCACCGGAGCTGAAATTCGCGGCTTGGATAAGAGCATGCCTTCGGCTACCAGTGGGGAAATCACCCTGATTAATTTCGGAATGGGTTCGCCCAATGCCGCTACCGTTATGGATCTCCTATCGGCGATAAGCCCCAAAGCAGTGCTCTTTTTAGGGAAATGTGGTGGACTGAAAAAGCGCAATAAGATTGGGGATATGATTTTACCCATAGGTGCGATTCGGGGCGAAGGAACCTCCAATGATTATTTCCCGCCCGAGGTCCCGGCCATGCCCTCTTTTGCTCTGCAAAAAGCTATTAGTACTACGATTCGCGATCATGATATTAGCTACTGGACCGGCACGGTGTATACCACCAACCGTCGGGTTTGGGAATTTGATAAAAATTTTAAAAAGTACCTGCGCAAGATTAGAGCCTATGCCATTGATATGGAAACGGCCACTCTTTTTTCGGTGGGCTTTTTCAATAAGATTCCTACCGGGGCCTTGCTGCTGGTAACCGATCAGCCTATGGTTCCGGATGGAGTGAAAACCATGGAGAAGGATGCGGCAAATTCCAAGACCTACGATCAGAATCATGTGAAAATTGGCATTGAGTCGCTGCGACAATTGATTAATAATGGAGAAACCATTCGCCATTTGAAGTTTTAA